Proteins encoded by one window of Modestobacter marinus:
- a CDS encoding glutamate mutase L, giving the protein MTLLACVDVGSTWTKAALVERKTGRLVETRQAPTTPADVVVGVLAATEGWDAPVRACSSAGGGLRLAVVGYEELISAEAGHRAALSAGARVVHVAAGRLDDAALGRLAAAAPDVVLLVGGTDGGDATVLRHNAAALAGTNWSVPVVVAGNVDVRAEVCAVLAAAGTPVTAADNVLPDIGQLAPESARAAIRGVFLTHVIGGARLSADPRLRAWVRAVTPDAVLDGVAALAELRAGTDAPGVLVLDVGGATTDVYSVPAVDAEQASLHRAAVGVPARRRTVEGDLGVHASAGALREAAVAEGLPDPGDDPLPLGEAAAVVALRRHLRAEAAYGPGGASARGVGLVVLSGGVFRHAAPAAVDAVVQRVAADRGGAGSVLAGAQVVVDGRYVLAAAGLLAGDAPAAAAGLLTGLLDG; this is encoded by the coding sequence ATGACCCTGCTCGCCTGCGTCGACGTCGGCTCGACCTGGACCAAGGCGGCGCTGGTCGAGCGCAAGACCGGGCGGCTGGTCGAGACGCGGCAGGCGCCCACGACCCCGGCGGACGTGGTGGTCGGGGTGCTGGCCGCGACCGAGGGCTGGGACGCCCCGGTGCGCGCGTGCTCCAGCGCCGGCGGCGGGCTGCGGCTGGCCGTCGTCGGCTACGAGGAGCTGATCAGCGCCGAGGCCGGGCACCGGGCGGCCCTGTCGGCGGGCGCCCGGGTGGTGCACGTCGCGGCGGGCCGGTTGGACGACGCGGCGCTCGGGCGGCTGGCCGCCGCGGCGCCGGACGTCGTCCTGCTGGTGGGCGGGACGGACGGCGGGGACGCCACCGTGCTGCGGCACAACGCCGCCGCGCTCGCCGGTACGAACTGGTCCGTCCCGGTCGTGGTGGCCGGGAACGTCGACGTCCGGGCGGAGGTCTGCGCCGTCCTCGCCGCGGCCGGCACCCCGGTCACCGCAGCCGACAACGTGCTCCCCGACATCGGGCAGCTGGCCCCGGAGTCCGCCCGCGCCGCGATCCGCGGCGTCTTCCTCACCCACGTCATCGGCGGCGCCCGGTTGTCGGCGGACCCGCGGCTGCGCGCGTGGGTGCGGGCGGTGACGCCGGACGCCGTGCTCGACGGCGTGGCGGCGCTGGCCGAGCTGCGGGCCGGCACCGACGCGCCGGGCGTGCTGGTGCTGGACGTCGGCGGCGCGACCACCGACGTGTACAGCGTGCCGGCCGTCGACGCGGAGCAGGCGTCGCTGCACCGGGCAGCGGTCGGGGTGCCGGCCCGCCGGCGCACCGTGGAGGGCGACCTGGGCGTGCACGCCAGCGCCGGCGCGCTGCGGGAGGCGGCCGTGGCCGAGGGGCTCCCCGACCCCGGGGACGACCCGCTGCCCCTCGGCGAGGCGGCGGCGGTGGTGGCCCTGCGCCGGCACCTGCGGGCCGAGGCGGCCTACGGCCCCGGCGGCGCGAGCGCGCGCGGGGTGGGGCTCGTCGTCCTCTCCGGTGGCGTGTTCCGGCACGCGGCGCCGGCGGCGGTGGACGCCGTGGTGCAGCGGGTGGCGGCCGACCGGGGCGGGGCGGGGAGCGTGCTGGCCGGCGCGCAGGTGGTCGTCGACGGCCGGTACGTGCTGGCCGCGGCCGGGCTGCTCGCCGGGGACGCACCGGCCGCCGCAGCCGGGCTCCTCACCGGCCTGCTCGACGGCTGA
- a CDS encoding saccharopine dehydrogenase produces MPARIVLLGATGHTGGRTAAALAARGARPVLAGRDPDRLVPLADRLGGAAGPWETAVADVTDPASVRALLGAGDVLVTTVGPFQRLGEAAVAAATDAGAVYLDSTGEPPFLRRVFEEFGPRAQASGAALLTAFGHDYVPGVLAGALALAEAGDRAHRLDVGYSLDGGRGQGFSRGTLVSLIGVLLEPGHAWRGGRLVEEPAGARDWRFDVAGRTRRGLAVGGSEHLALPGLSPSLREIGVYLDWFGPATPVAHRLAPLTPWLGRLPGATARVEQLADLVGRRFAEAPTTQGETRTHVVAEVRDASGARVARVRLLGPDPYELTAELLAWGAVRAAGGGVTGAGALGPVQAFGLEELTAGAATAGLRPA; encoded by the coding sequence ATGCCTGCACGGATCGTCCTGCTCGGTGCCACCGGTCACACCGGCGGCCGGACGGCGGCCGCCCTGGCCGCCCGCGGCGCCCGCCCGGTGCTCGCCGGGCGGGACCCGGACCGCCTCGTCCCCCTGGCCGACCGGCTCGGTGGGGCCGCCGGACCGTGGGAGACCGCGGTCGCCGACGTCACCGACCCGGCGTCGGTGCGCGCCCTGCTCGGCGCCGGTGACGTCCTGGTCACCACGGTCGGGCCGTTCCAGCGGCTGGGGGAGGCCGCCGTCGCCGCGGCCACCGACGCCGGCGCGGTCTACCTGGACTCCACGGGGGAGCCGCCCTTCCTGCGCCGGGTGTTCGAGGAGTTCGGGCCGCGGGCGCAGGCGTCGGGTGCCGCGCTGCTGACCGCGTTCGGCCACGACTACGTGCCCGGCGTCCTGGCGGGCGCGCTGGCCCTGGCCGAGGCCGGCGACCGGGCGCACCGGCTGGACGTCGGCTACAGCCTGGACGGCGGGCGGGGACAGGGCTTCTCCCGCGGCACGCTGGTCTCCCTGATCGGCGTGCTGCTGGAGCCGGGGCACGCCTGGCGCGGCGGCCGGCTGGTCGAGGAGCCGGCTGGGGCGCGGGACTGGCGGTTCGACGTCGCCGGCCGCACCCGCCGGGGGCTCGCGGTCGGCGGCTCGGAGCACCTCGCGCTGCCCGGGCTGTCCCCGTCGCTGCGCGAGATCGGCGTGTACCTGGACTGGTTCGGCCCGGCGACGCCGGTCGCCCACCGGCTCGCCCCGCTCACCCCGTGGCTGGGCCGGCTCCCCGGGGCCACGGCGCGGGTGGAGCAGCTCGCCGACCTGGTGGGACGCCGGTTCGCCGAGGCCCCGACCACCCAGGGGGAGACCCGGACGCACGTCGTCGCCGAGGTGCGGGACGCCTCCGGAGCGCGGGTCGCCCGCGTCCGGCTCCTCGGCCCGGACCCCTACGAGCTGACCGCCGAGCTGCTGGCCTGGGGGGCCGTCCGGGCCGCCGGCGGCGGCGTCACCGGCGCCGGCGCCCTCGGCCCGGTGCAGGCCTTCGGGCTCGAGGAGCTCACCGCGGGCGCGGCCACCGCCGGACTGCGGCCGGCATGA
- a CDS encoding PH domain-containing protein → MTGPEPVGRRTSPWVLVLHTVTFRQARALVPAVLALGVSQGLGDGLGTVVSLVVGVTLLSLLGAAVSWWRFSYTDGDAAVVVTRGLLTRSARTVPNDRIRGVEVEAPALHRLLGLVRVRIDAAAGSVTSEEELVIDGVTRAEGDRLRHRLLTRAGSAQDPADGGRHAAAEPEEELLRFDYRWLVYAPLVGSYLAVPLAAGGALLRAAEELPDQFVPEFWSPDVSDVRIVVRLVVSALLLLILGSIIGSALVNWRFRLLRRGGALVAVRGLVTRRHTELDIDRIRGCTISEGLGMRLVGAARVSALVTGLGDATRRGQVLPLGPVELARALSAELVDHPGPLHRHPRAARRRSIARGTTPGLLLVAAGGVLFATTGWWPLLAAGAALTLLGVPLGLARYTALGHVAGPRSFAMRSGWLVRSHTVLQDRAVVGWEVRQSLVQRRAGLATVVACVGAGSGGYTARDMAADDVAGFARAASGEWAGTLTPYG, encoded by the coding sequence GTGACCGGCCCGGAGCCCGTCGGGCGCCGGACGTCGCCGTGGGTGCTGGTGCTGCACACCGTGACCTTCCGGCAGGCGCGGGCCCTGGTGCCGGCGGTGCTGGCCCTCGGGGTGTCCCAGGGCCTGGGTGACGGCCTGGGCACGGTGGTCTCCCTCGTCGTCGGCGTCACGCTGCTGTCGCTGCTGGGCGCGGCGGTGAGCTGGTGGCGGTTCAGCTACACCGACGGGGACGCCGCGGTCGTCGTCACCCGCGGGCTGCTCACCCGGTCGGCACGCACCGTGCCCAACGACCGGATCCGGGGGGTCGAGGTCGAGGCGCCGGCGCTGCACCGGCTGCTGGGGCTGGTCCGGGTGCGGATCGACGCGGCAGCCGGCTCGGTGACCAGCGAGGAGGAGCTGGTCATCGACGGCGTCACCCGCGCCGAGGGCGACCGGCTGCGGCACCGGCTGCTCACCCGGGCCGGCTCGGCGCAGGACCCCGCCGACGGCGGCCGGCACGCCGCGGCCGAGCCGGAGGAGGAGCTGCTCCGCTTCGACTACCGCTGGCTGGTCTACGCCCCGCTGGTGGGCAGCTACCTGGCGGTGCCCCTGGCCGCCGGCGGCGCCCTGCTCCGGGCCGCCGAGGAGCTGCCCGACCAGTTCGTGCCGGAGTTCTGGTCCCCCGACGTCTCCGACGTCCGGATCGTGGTCCGGCTGGTGGTGAGCGCCCTGCTCCTGCTGATCCTCGGGTCGATCATCGGCAGCGCCCTGGTGAACTGGCGGTTCCGGCTGCTCCGGCGCGGTGGGGCGCTCGTCGCCGTCCGTGGCCTGGTCACCCGCCGGCACACCGAGCTGGACATCGACCGGATCCGGGGCTGCACCATCAGCGAGGGGCTCGGCATGCGGCTGGTCGGCGCGGCCCGGGTCAGCGCCCTGGTCACCGGCCTCGGGGACGCCACCCGGCGGGGGCAGGTGCTGCCGCTCGGGCCGGTGGAGCTCGCCCGCGCCCTCTCCGCCGAGCTCGTCGACCACCCCGGCCCGTTGCACCGGCACCCCCGCGCCGCCCGCCGGCGCAGCATCGCGCGGGGCACCACACCCGGGCTGCTGCTGGTGGCCGCGGGTGGCGTGCTGTTCGCGACGACCGGCTGGTGGCCGCTGCTGGCCGCCGGGGCGGCGCTGACGCTGCTCGGCGTCCCGCTCGGCCTGGCCCGCTACACCGCCCTGGGACACGTGGCGGGCCCCCGGTCGTTCGCGATGCGGTCGGGGTGGCTGGTGCGCAGCCACACCGTGCTGCAGGACCGCGCCGTCGTGGGCTGGGAGGTCCGGCAGTCCCTGGTCCAGCGCCGGGCCGGGCTGGCGACCGTGGTGGCCTGCGTCGGCGCCGGCAGCGGCGGGTACACCGCCCGGGACATGGCCGCCGACGACGTGGCGGGGTTCGCCCGGGCCGCCTCCGGCGAGTGGGCGGGCACCCTCACCCCGTACGGCTGA
- a CDS encoding PH domain-containing protein: MSAPPPAPVREPAWSLSRSAIGLWVTQAVLATVVYAVVVATAIVLVPADAGWAVPLLRWGGPAFVLLYGIVAIGVRPRLRYRVHRWEVTAEAVYTLTGWLTRTWTLVPISRIQTVDVNRGVFQQLFGLATVAVLTASSQGTVRVPHLEVDVARRVAEDLARRAELVRDEAT; encoded by the coding sequence ATGTCCGCTCCCCCGCCGGCGCCCGTCCGGGAACCCGCCTGGTCGCTGTCCCGCTCCGCGATCGGGCTCTGGGTGACGCAGGCGGTCCTCGCGACGGTCGTGTACGCGGTGGTCGTGGCGACCGCGATCGTCCTCGTGCCCGCGGACGCCGGCTGGGCGGTGCCCCTGCTGCGCTGGGGTGGCCCCGCGTTCGTGCTGCTGTACGGCATCGTGGCGATCGGGGTGCGCCCGCGGCTGCGCTACCGGGTGCACCGCTGGGAGGTCACCGCCGAGGCGGTCTACACGCTCACCGGCTGGCTCACCCGCACCTGGACCCTGGTGCCGATCTCCCGGATCCAGACCGTCGACGTCAACCGCGGGGTCTTCCAGCAGCTGTTCGGCCTGGCCACCGTCGCGGTGCTGACGGCGTCCTCCCAGGGCACGGTCCGGGTGCCGCACCTGGAGGTGGACGTCGCCCGGCGGGTCGCCGAGGACCTCGCGCGGCGGGCGGAGCTGGTGCGCGACGAGGCCACGTGA
- the chvE gene encoding multiple monosaccharide ABC transporter substrate-binding protein: MNKKLGLTALGASLALTLTACGGEGAGSSNDTENAAPEDLTIGVSMPTETSERWIADGANVESQLEEAGYEVELLYAGDDIPTQSQQIDQMIAQGADALIVAAIDGTALSAQLQNAADQGIPVISYDRLIRETENVDFYVSFDNFKVGVAQGTALLTGLGITDEEGNPTGATGPFNIELFAGSLDDNNAGFFFDGAMSVLQPYIDNGTLVVKSGQTGIEQAATLRWSQETAQRRMEDLLTSSYNDGSVVNGVLSPYDGISRGIITALQNAGYGPTQDAQPKPMPVITGQDAEIASVKLIADNVQDSTIFKDTRLLAEQAVAAATAYLEGEEPEANDTETYDNGVKVVPSYLLPIETVYQDDIQSVLIDSGYYTAEEVAAGQTD; the protein is encoded by the coding sequence GTGAACAAGAAGCTCGGTCTGACCGCCCTGGGCGCCTCCCTGGCGCTCACCCTCACCGCCTGTGGTGGCGAGGGTGCCGGCAGCAGCAACGACACCGAGAACGCAGCTCCCGAGGACCTCACGATCGGCGTCTCGATGCCGACCGAGACCTCCGAGCGGTGGATCGCCGACGGCGCGAACGTCGAGTCGCAGCTCGAGGAGGCCGGCTACGAGGTCGAGCTCCTCTACGCCGGTGACGACATCCCGACCCAGTCGCAGCAGATCGACCAGATGATCGCCCAGGGCGCCGACGCGCTGATCGTCGCGGCAATCGACGGCACCGCGCTCAGCGCGCAGCTGCAGAACGCCGCCGACCAGGGCATCCCGGTGATCAGCTACGACCGGCTGATCCGGGAGACCGAGAACGTCGACTTCTACGTCAGCTTCGACAACTTCAAGGTCGGCGTCGCGCAGGGCACCGCCCTGCTGACCGGCCTGGGCATCACCGACGAAGAGGGCAACCCGACCGGCGCCACCGGGCCGTTCAACATCGAGCTGTTCGCCGGCTCGCTGGACGACAACAACGCCGGCTTCTTCTTCGACGGCGCCATGTCGGTCCTGCAGCCCTACATCGACAACGGCACGCTCGTCGTCAAGTCGGGCCAGACCGGCATCGAGCAGGCCGCCACGCTGCGCTGGTCGCAGGAGACCGCCCAGCGGCGCATGGAGGACCTGCTGACCTCCAGCTACAACGACGGCTCGGTCGTCAACGGCGTGCTGTCGCCCTACGACGGCATCTCCCGCGGCATCATCACCGCCCTGCAGAACGCCGGCTACGGCCCGACGCAGGACGCGCAGCCCAAGCCGATGCCGGTGATCACGGGCCAGGACGCCGAGATCGCCTCGGTCAAGCTGATCGCCGACAACGTGCAGGACTCGACGATCTTCAAGGACACCCGCCTGCTGGCCGAGCAGGCCGTCGCCGCCGCGACCGCCTACCTCGAGGGCGAGGAGCCGGAGGCCAACGACACCGAGACCTACGACAACGGTGTCAAGGTCGTCCCGTCCTACCTGCTCCCGATCGAGACGGTCTACCAGGACGACATCCAGTCGGTCCTGATCGACTCCGGCTACTACACCGCCGAAGAGGTCGCCGCCGGTCAGACGGACTGA
- a CDS encoding long-chain fatty acid--CoA ligase has protein sequence MRGLMQDVPLTIDSIFRHAEQHHGDVPIVTNNPNGKVRTTYAEWAVRTRRLGGVLDALGISADGRVGTFAWNSARHLELYFAAPCTGRVLHTLNVRLFPEQLTYIANHAEDEVVFVDRTVLPLLWPLIDTMTTVRHVVVMDDGGDAEVPDDPRVHDYEALLADAEPVEFGTTDENAAASMCYTSGTTGNPKGVVYSHRSTVLHTMAVVSPNGFGIGVEDVAMPIVPMFHANAWGIAHAAPAAGAAMVFPGAMMQPQALADLIIDERVTFTAGVPTIFQGALPHLAGRPHRLRKIGCGGSAVPKALSEAYREQVGLPLYQAWGMTETHPVASGGTLSARWADADEATRAERRARAGLPLFGVQARIVDADTLEEQPWDDKATGELQVRGPWCAKDYYRPDAGVELSTPDGWMRTGDVAALDEHGNIRIADRTKDLIKSGGEWISSVDLENAIMSHPAVKEAAVVGIPHPKWDERPLACVVVREGETVTGQEILDHITPLVAKWWLPDAVEFIDEVPKTSVGKFSKKDLRTRFADHPVTG, from the coding sequence ATGCGCGGGCTGATGCAGGACGTCCCCTTGACGATCGACTCGATCTTCCGGCACGCCGAGCAGCACCACGGCGACGTCCCGATCGTCACGAACAACCCCAACGGCAAGGTGCGCACCACCTACGCCGAGTGGGCCGTCCGCACCCGGCGGCTGGGCGGGGTGCTGGACGCCCTCGGCATCAGCGCCGACGGGCGGGTGGGCACGTTCGCCTGGAACTCCGCCCGCCACCTGGAGCTGTACTTCGCCGCCCCGTGCACCGGGCGGGTGCTGCACACGCTCAACGTGCGCCTGTTCCCCGAGCAGCTGACCTACATTGCCAACCACGCCGAGGACGAGGTCGTCTTCGTCGACCGGACCGTGCTGCCGCTGCTGTGGCCGCTGATCGACACCATGACGACGGTCCGCCACGTGGTGGTGATGGACGACGGCGGGGACGCCGAGGTCCCCGACGACCCGCGGGTGCACGACTACGAGGCGCTGCTGGCCGACGCCGAACCGGTCGAGTTCGGCACCACGGACGAGAACGCCGCGGCCTCGATGTGCTACACGAGCGGCACGACGGGCAACCCGAAGGGCGTCGTCTACTCGCACCGGTCGACGGTGCTGCACACGATGGCCGTGGTCTCCCCCAACGGCTTCGGCATCGGCGTCGAGGACGTCGCGATGCCGATCGTGCCGATGTTCCACGCCAACGCCTGGGGGATCGCGCACGCCGCCCCCGCCGCCGGTGCGGCGATGGTCTTCCCCGGCGCGATGATGCAGCCGCAGGCGCTGGCCGACCTGATCATCGACGAGCGGGTCACCTTCACCGCGGGGGTGCCGACGATCTTCCAGGGGGCCCTGCCGCACCTGGCCGGCCGTCCGCACCGGCTGCGGAAGATCGGCTGCGGCGGCTCCGCGGTGCCGAAGGCGCTGTCGGAGGCCTACCGCGAGCAGGTCGGCCTCCCGCTCTACCAGGCGTGGGGCATGACCGAGACGCACCCGGTGGCCTCCGGCGGCACGCTGTCGGCCCGCTGGGCCGACGCCGACGAGGCCACCCGGGCCGAGCGGCGGGCCCGGGCCGGCCTGCCGCTCTTCGGCGTCCAGGCACGGATCGTCGACGCGGACACCCTGGAGGAGCAGCCCTGGGACGACAAGGCCACCGGTGAGCTGCAGGTCCGCGGCCCCTGGTGCGCGAAGGACTACTACCGGCCCGACGCGGGCGTGGAGCTGTCCACCCCGGACGGCTGGATGCGCACCGGCGACGTCGCCGCGCTCGACGAGCACGGCAACATCCGGATCGCCGACCGCACCAAGGACCTGATCAAGTCCGGGGGCGAGTGGATCTCCTCGGTCGACCTGGAGAACGCGATCATGAGCCACCCGGCGGTGAAGGAGGCCGCCGTCGTCGGCATCCCGCACCCGAAGTGGGACGAGCGGCCGCTGGCCTGCGTCGTCGTCCGGGAGGGCGAGACCGTGACCGGCCAGGAGATCCTCGACCACATCACCCCGCTGGTGGCCAAGTGGTGGCTGCCCGACGCGGTCGAGTTCATCGACGAGGTGCCCAAGACCAGCGTGGGCAAGTTCTCCAAGAAGGACCTGCGCACCCGCTTCGCCGACCACCCGGTCACCGGCTGA
- a CDS encoding pentapeptide repeat-containing protein produces MPIDVSDLEALLPPLVDAPGPELTGAGTADGLRYTGLELTGDATGGSFLECALTGCDLAGVPFDRARLSSCLLTDLRAAGWSLVDATLLDVVVTGGRFGAVTAHGAELTRVALQEVKVDYLDLRGATLVDVTLTGCTVAELDLGGADLRDLRLVDCTVESLVLRGARSRSVDLRGAEVTRLDGVADLRGCTISPVQLAGWAGGMAAELGIRVG; encoded by the coding sequence GTGCCGATCGACGTGAGCGACCTCGAGGCCCTCCTCCCGCCGCTGGTGGACGCACCCGGGCCGGAGCTCACCGGCGCGGGCACTGCCGACGGCCTGCGGTACACCGGCCTGGAGCTGACCGGGGACGCCACCGGCGGGTCCTTCCTCGAGTGCGCGCTGACCGGGTGCGACCTCGCCGGCGTGCCCTTCGACCGGGCCCGGCTGTCCAGCTGCCTGCTCACCGACCTGCGCGCGGCCGGCTGGTCGCTGGTCGACGCGACGCTGCTGGACGTGGTGGTCACCGGCGGGCGGTTCGGTGCGGTCACCGCCCACGGCGCCGAGCTGACCCGGGTGGCCCTGCAGGAGGTCAAGGTCGACTACCTCGACCTGCGCGGCGCCACCCTGGTCGACGTCACGCTCACCGGGTGCACCGTGGCCGAGCTGGACCTCGGCGGCGCCGACCTGCGCGACCTGCGGCTGGTCGACTGCACCGTGGAGTCGCTGGTGCTCCGCGGCGCCCGCAGCCGCTCGGTGGACCTGCGGGGCGCGGAGGTGACCCGGCTCGACGGCGTGGCCGACCTCCGCGGCTGCACGATCAGCCCGGTCCAGCTGGCCGGCTGGGCCGGCGGGATGGCGGCCGAGCTGGGCATCCGCGTCGGCTGA
- the mmsA gene encoding multiple monosaccharide ABC transporter ATP-binding protein, with protein sequence MDDNILEMRSITKTFPGVKALEDVSLTVRRGEVHAICGENGAGKSTLMKVLSGVYPAGSYDGEIVFEGEVSRFSGIRDSEHAGIAIIHQELALVPYLSIAENIFLGNERRGRGGLINWNKVNAEASELLASVGLRENAITPVGQLGVGKQQLVEIAKALSKDVKLLILDEPTAALNDTDSEHLLGLLRTLQQRGITSIIISHKLNEITAIADNVTIIRDGKTVETLSLHAGEVTQDRIIRGMVGRDLESYYPERESHPGEEVLRVEDWTVKHPTQERLVVDHASFSVRAGEVVGIAGLMGAGRTELAMSIFGRSYGRHVGGRVFMHGKEVRTRTVTEAIDNGIAYATEDRKKYGLNLIEDIRRNISAAGLGKLSRRGWVNGNEETKVAEASRKSMNIKAPSVSSIVGKLSGGNQQKVVLSKWLYTDPDVLILDEPTRGIDVGAKYEIYTIINDLVAAGKAVVVISSELPELLGTCDRVYTLSAGRITGEVPVREATQESLMALMTKERELAA encoded by the coding sequence ATGGACGACAACATCCTGGAGATGCGCTCCATCACCAAGACCTTCCCCGGCGTCAAGGCGCTGGAGGACGTCTCGCTGACCGTTCGCCGCGGCGAGGTCCACGCGATCTGCGGTGAGAACGGCGCCGGCAAGTCCACGCTGATGAAGGTGCTCTCCGGGGTCTACCCGGCCGGCAGCTACGACGGTGAGATCGTGTTCGAGGGGGAGGTCAGCCGGTTCTCCGGCATCCGCGACAGCGAGCACGCGGGCATCGCGATCATCCACCAGGAGCTCGCGCTGGTGCCCTACCTGTCGATCGCCGAGAACATCTTCCTGGGCAACGAGCGGCGCGGCCGCGGCGGCCTGATCAACTGGAACAAGGTCAACGCCGAGGCGAGCGAGCTGCTGGCCTCGGTCGGCCTGCGCGAGAACGCGATCACCCCGGTCGGGCAGCTGGGCGTCGGCAAGCAGCAGCTCGTGGAGATCGCCAAGGCGCTGTCCAAGGACGTGAAGCTGCTCATCCTGGACGAGCCGACCGCGGCGCTCAACGACACCGACTCCGAGCACCTGCTCGGCCTGCTCCGCACGCTGCAGCAGCGCGGGATCACCTCGATCATCATCTCGCACAAGCTCAACGAGATCACCGCGATCGCCGACAACGTGACGATCATCCGGGACGGCAAGACCGTCGAGACGCTGAGCCTGCACGCCGGCGAGGTCACCCAGGACCGGATCATCCGCGGCATGGTCGGCCGGGACCTGGAGTCCTACTACCCCGAGCGCGAGTCGCACCCGGGCGAGGAGGTCCTCCGCGTGGAGGACTGGACGGTCAAGCACCCGACCCAGGAGCGCCTGGTCGTCGACCACGCCAGCTTCAGCGTGCGGGCCGGCGAGGTCGTCGGCATCGCCGGGCTGATGGGCGCCGGGCGCACCGAGCTCGCGATGAGCATCTTCGGCCGCTCCTACGGCCGGCACGTCGGCGGGCGGGTCTTCATGCACGGCAAGGAGGTGCGGACCCGCACGGTCACCGAGGCAATCGACAACGGCATCGCCTACGCGACCGAGGACCGCAAGAAGTACGGCCTCAACCTGATCGAGGACATCCGGCGCAACATCTCCGCCGCCGGGCTCGGCAAGCTGTCCCGGCGCGGCTGGGTGAACGGCAACGAGGAGACCAAGGTCGCCGAGGCCAGCCGGAAGAGCATGAACATCAAGGCGCCCAGCGTCTCCTCGATCGTGGGCAAGCTCTCCGGCGGGAACCAGCAGAAGGTCGTCCTGTCCAAGTGGCTCTACACGGATCCGGACGTGCTCATCCTCGACGAGCCGACCCGCGGCATCGACGTGGGCGCCAAGTACGAGATCTACACGATCATCAACGACCTCGTGGCGGCCGGTAAGGCCGTCGTCGTCATCTCGTCCGAGCTGCCCGAGCTGCTCGGCACCTGCGACCGCGTGTACACGCTGTCCGCGGGCCGGATCACCGGCGAGGTGCCGGTGCGTGAGGCCACCCAGGAGAGCCTGATGGCGCTCATGACCAAGGAGAGGGAGCTCGCAGCATGA
- a CDS encoding rhodanese-like domain-containing protein, translating into MMPQQVPTVPAAEVPDDAVVLDVREDDEWSAGHVQGATHIPMGDVPARLGEVPEGDPLYVTCRSGGRSARVTAWLNQNGYDAVNVGGGMGEWDAAGRPMVSETGRPPYVV; encoded by the coding sequence ATGATGCCCCAGCAGGTGCCGACCGTCCCCGCCGCCGAGGTGCCCGACGACGCCGTCGTGCTGGACGTGCGCGAGGACGACGAGTGGTCCGCCGGGCACGTCCAGGGCGCGACGCACATCCCGATGGGCGACGTCCCGGCCCGGCTCGGCGAGGTGCCCGAGGGCGATCCGCTGTACGTCACCTGCCGCAGCGGCGGGCGCTCGGCACGGGTGACCGCCTGGCTCAACCAGAACGGCTACGACGCGGTGAACGTGGGCGGCGGCATGGGCGAGTGGGACGCGGCCGGCCGCCCCATGGTGAGCGAGACCGGCCGCCCGCCCTACGTCGTCTAG
- a CDS encoding response regulator produces the protein MDVVVVDDHPLFSRGLELLLPPESGGRVRVVGTTDDASAGAALVLRHNADVAVVDLHMPPPGGTRAIAAIRRARPMTRIVALSGLAEADAALEALRAGASGFLPKTASPEALVRPLLAVLDGWSVIPESLLRQLLDDAAPTADQGIAAQLSADDRRLWRLVAAGTSTVDIATTLHVSERTVKRLVANLLRQLRVSTRVEAAALAGRVGLDSTGTGPVR, from the coding sequence GTGGACGTGGTGGTGGTCGACGACCACCCGCTGTTCAGCCGGGGTCTGGAACTGCTGCTGCCCCCGGAGAGCGGCGGGCGGGTCCGTGTGGTCGGCACGACGGACGACGCCTCGGCGGGCGCGGCGCTGGTGCTGCGGCACAACGCCGACGTGGCCGTCGTCGACCTGCACATGCCGCCACCCGGGGGCACCCGGGCGATCGCGGCGATCCGCCGGGCGCGGCCGATGACCCGGATCGTCGCGCTGTCCGGGCTGGCCGAGGCCGACGCCGCCCTGGAGGCGCTGCGGGCCGGGGCCAGCGGCTTCCTGCCCAAGACGGCCAGCCCCGAGGCGCTGGTGCGCCCGCTGCTCGCCGTCCTCGACGGCTGGTCGGTGATCCCCGAGTCGCTGCTGCGCCAGCTGCTGGACGACGCAGCGCCCACCGCGGACCAGGGCATCGCCGCCCAGCTGTCCGCCGACGACCGCCGGCTCTGGCGGCTGGTGGCCGCCGGCACCAGCACCGTGGACATCGCCACGACGCTGCACGTCTCCGAGCGCACCGTGAAGCGGCTGGTGGCCAACCTGCTGCGCCAGCTCCGCGTCTCCACCCGGGTGGAGGCCGCCGCTCTCGCCGGTCGGGTCGGACTCGACTCGACCGGGACGGGACCGGTGCGCTGA